From the Candidatus Methylacidiphilales bacterium genome, one window contains:
- a CDS encoding NUDIX domain-containing protein, with product MKTEELFDIVDENDEVIGSAPRSEVHAKGLRHRAAHIWVFNSKGEVLIQLRSPQKDRHPSTWDSSAAGHVDSGENYDTAAAREVIEELGIRDAGPLREIGYVRACNSTGQEFVKVYQTTHEGPFRPCPVEIDRVRWISPGELEKWMEEKPGEFAPALPYLWNLLRIKDSETTQLD from the coding sequence ATGAAAACGGAAGAGCTCTTTGACATCGTCGATGAAAATGATGAAGTCATCGGCTCCGCGCCGCGCTCGGAAGTCCATGCCAAGGGGCTGCGTCACCGGGCCGCCCACATCTGGGTCTTCAATTCCAAAGGCGAAGTGCTGATCCAGTTGCGTTCGCCTCAAAAGGACCGCCACCCCTCCACCTGGGATTCCTCGGCAGCCGGCCATGTGGACAGCGGCGAAAACTATGACACGGCGGCGGCGCGTGAAGTCATCGAGGAACTCGGCATTCGCGATGCGGGGCCTTTGCGGGAAATCGGCTATGTTCGCGCCTGCAACTCCACAGGACAGGAATTTGTCAAAGTCTATCAAACCACGCACGAAGGCCCCTTTCGCCCCTGCCCTGTTGAGATCGACCGGGTTCGATGGATCTCACCCGGCGAACTTGAAAAATGGATGGAAGAAAAGCCCGGAGAATTTGCGCCAGCCTTGCCTTATCTGTGGAATTTGTTAAGGATAAAGGATTCCGAAACAACCCAATTGGACTAA
- a CDS encoding response regulator: MENNTDRKKVILVVDDQENITKFLCRAIQQRFKTVETVGLYDGYDALNWLGDNTPDIVITDLRLPRYGGLEIIMNTISRAPRTPIFVMSAAALLEEIQQMMGGLDCIRFYAKPFLVEKMLADLEDLLIGDPDSVIQGISQISLLQVIKLEDKTCRLDFEQDGVSGRMYFLLGELMRAEVGDLQGPEAFFHMMAFRKPKINVYDNTKTRTTNVHETIENLLIEHCRRLDQPEDTPAA; the protein is encoded by the coding sequence ATGGAGAACAATACGGATAGAAAAAAGGTGATCCTGGTCGTCGATGACCAGGAAAATATCACTAAATTTCTTTGCCGGGCCATCCAGCAACGGTTCAAGACCGTTGAAACAGTCGGACTGTACGACGGTTACGATGCGCTGAATTGGTTGGGGGACAACACGCCCGACATCGTCATCACAGATCTTCGCCTGCCCCGTTATGGGGGGCTGGAAATCATCATGAATACCATCAGCCGCGCGCCGCGTACGCCGATTTTTGTAATGTCCGCAGCCGCCTTGCTTGAAGAAATCCAACAGATGATGGGCGGACTGGACTGCATCCGGTTTTATGCCAAGCCATTTTTGGTGGAGAAAATGCTGGCGGACCTGGAAGACCTGTTGATCGGCGATCCCGACAGCGTGATTCAAGGCATCAGCCAAATCAGCCTGCTGCAGGTCATCAAGCTGGAAGACAAAACCTGCCGCCTCGATTTTGAGCAGGACGGTGTCTCCGGACGCATGTATTTTCTGCTTGGGGAATTAATGCGGGCCGAGGTGGGCGATTTGCAGGGGCCCGAGGCATTTTTCCACATGATGGCGTTCAGGAAGCCGAAGATCAACGTGTACGACAACACCAAAACCCGCACCACGAATGTGCATGAAACCATTGAAAACCTTTTGATCGAGCACTGCCGGAGGCTGGATCAGCCGGAAGATACCCCGGCGGCATGA
- the mntR gene encoding transcriptional regulator MntR, which produces MPAEKSISQSVEDYLERIYELIEIKGYARVSDIASALNLSRSSVSIMVQRLDKLGFLRYEKYRGLALTAKGREIARRIQRRHVILTEFFTLMELDRNIIARDVEGIEHHLSSESLEKVERLVEYWARHPQELKKIFAMKRRPARRN; this is translated from the coding sequence ATGCCCGCTGAAAAAAGCATTTCGCAAAGCGTCGAGGATTACCTGGAGCGGATCTACGAACTCATCGAGATCAAGGGCTATGCCCGTGTCTCCGACATTGCGTCCGCCCTGAACCTGAGCCGGTCCAGCGTTTCGATCATGGTGCAGCGCCTCGATAAACTGGGCTTCCTGCGCTATGAAAAATACCGGGGCCTGGCTCTGACGGCCAAAGGGCGTGAAATCGCGCGCCGCATCCAGCGCCGCCACGTCATTCTCACCGAATTTTTCACCCTCATGGAACTGGACCGCAACATCATCGCCCGCGACGTCGAGGGGATCGAGCACCACCTCAGTTCCGAAAGCCTGGAAAAGGTGGAGCGCCTGGTCGAATACTGGGCACGCCATCCGCAGGAGCTAAAGAAAATATTCGCCATGAAACGCAGGCCAGCGCGCCGGAATTGA
- a CDS encoding Nramp family divalent metal transporter gives MPHTKPAVEVKIEPGWRKPAGQASLSEVHRSVVIPTTASFWRKLFAFSGPGFLIAVGYMDPGNWATDLAGGAQFGYTLLSVVMISNLMAILLQHLSIKLGVATGRDLAQACRDHYSTPVVWFLWILSEIAIGACDLAEVVGSAIALQLLFGIPLVWGCVITAVDVIAVLFLQTRGFRYVEALVITLIATIATCFSVELFLSKPHVGPMLLGFIPSPEILKNQNMLYVAIGIIGATVMPHNLYLHSSIVQTRKFEQNPEGKREAIKFATIDSTVALMFALLVNGAILALAAAAFHWSGHQDVAEIQDAYKLLSPLLGVSGAGILFAVALLASGQNSTLTGTLAGQVVMEGFVNIRLRPWLRRLITRLIAIVPAVCVIGFFGESKTTELLVASQVVLSMQLGFAVWPLIQFTSEKAKMDGLANPLWLKILGWTTAAIIIILNMKLLFDTFMPNSVLKPFYGFFGLPGPG, from the coding sequence ATGCCCCACACCAAACCTGCAGTTGAAGTAAAGATCGAACCCGGCTGGCGCAAACCGGCGGGACAGGCCTCTCTGTCGGAAGTTCATCGCAGCGTTGTCATTCCGACGACGGCTTCTTTCTGGCGTAAACTATTCGCATTCTCCGGTCCGGGCTTCCTTATCGCAGTCGGTTACATGGATCCAGGCAATTGGGCGACCGACCTTGCCGGTGGCGCACAGTTTGGATACACGCTGCTTTCCGTTGTCATGATCTCCAATCTCATGGCGATTCTGCTCCAGCACTTGTCCATCAAACTCGGCGTCGCCACCGGGCGCGATCTGGCGCAGGCCTGCCGCGACCATTACTCGACTCCGGTCGTCTGGTTCCTTTGGATACTTTCAGAAATCGCCATCGGAGCCTGTGATCTGGCGGAAGTCGTCGGTTCGGCCATCGCCCTGCAATTGCTCTTCGGCATCCCTCTGGTCTGGGGTTGCGTCATCACAGCCGTGGATGTGATCGCCGTGCTGTTTTTGCAAACCAGGGGGTTTCGTTATGTTGAAGCGCTGGTCATCACGCTGATCGCAACCATCGCCACCTGCTTCTCGGTGGAACTGTTCCTTTCCAAACCTCATGTCGGACCCATGCTTCTCGGTTTCATTCCAAGCCCGGAAATTTTAAAAAATCAAAACATGCTCTACGTCGCCATCGGCATCATTGGCGCGACGGTCATGCCGCATAATCTTTACCTGCACTCTTCCATCGTCCAAACACGCAAGTTTGAGCAAAACCCCGAAGGCAAACGCGAGGCCATCAAGTTCGCGACGATTGATTCAACCGTCGCCCTCATGTTCGCCCTGCTCGTCAACGGCGCGATCCTCGCGCTTGCGGCGGCGGCGTTTCACTGGTCAGGGCATCAGGATGTCGCGGAAATCCAGGACGCCTACAAATTATTGAGTCCGCTGCTCGGCGTGAGCGGGGCCGGTATTTTATTTGCCGTTGCACTGCTGGCCTCGGGACAAAATTCCACGTTGACCGGCACGCTGGCGGGACAAGTTGTGATGGAAGGTTTTGTGAACATTCGTCTTCGCCCATGGCTTCGCCGCTTGATCACGCGGCTCATTGCCATCGTTCCGGCGGTTTGCGTAATTGGATTTTTTGGCGAAAGCAAAACCACCGAATTGCTCGTGGCCAGCCAGGTTGTGTTGTCCATGCAACTTGGGTTTGCCGTGTGGCCGCTGATCCAGTTCACCAGTGAAAAGGCCAAGATGGACGGACTCGCAAACCCGCTCTGGCTCAAAATTCTCGGCTGGACGACCGCCGCCATCATCATCATCCTGAACATGAAGCTGCTTTTTGACACCTTCATGCCGAATTCGGTGCTGAAGCCGTTTTACGGATTTTTCGGTCTGCCGGGTCCGGGATAG
- a CDS encoding universal stress protein, translated as MYHKILVPLENTAADQTILNHVRRLAKMTGARLLFLHVADGWVARNYEQLKLAESEEIKQDRAYLEKRVKEFKGKGFRASAILGMGEPPDEIVRVALEQKVDLIAMSTHGHRFISDVLYGNTADKVRHLVNIPVLLLKVKK; from the coding sequence ATGTATCATAAAATTCTAGTCCCACTCGAAAACACCGCAGCGGACCAAACCATCCTGAACCATGTCCGGCGCCTCGCCAAAATGACAGGAGCCAGGCTTTTGTTCCTTCATGTGGCCGACGGCTGGGTGGCCCGCAATTACGAACAGTTGAAGCTGGCCGAAAGCGAGGAGATCAAGCAGGACAGGGCCTATCTTGAGAAACGGGTGAAGGAATTCAAGGGCAAGGGTTTTCGTGCAAGCGCCATCTTGGGCATGGGAGAACCGCCCGATGAAATTGTGCGGGTGGCATTGGAACAAAAAGTGGACTTGATCGCCATGTCAACCCACGGCCACCGCTTTATCAGCGATGTCCTGTACGGAAACACCGCCGACAAAGTCCGGCACCTGGTCAATATCCCGGTGCTGTTGCTCAAGGTTAAAAAGTAA
- a CDS encoding alpha/beta hydrolase, whose amino-acid sequence MRLLSRYFKCLLALGLFFLLVAGGVLYFLSDLLSDMGTQIPPAARPAITPSRIGLAFETVNLHTRDGVNLDGWWFPKGSDSGKPVVLVLHGFGAAKEHMINYMLLAQQYGYPAMAIDFRGHGDSDPSLCSFGFHEQDDVQSALDFLAEKGQKRVCLWGTSMGAVTAILTAAKHPPQVCGVIADAPFDTLHNSIVHHARLFYGLPEFPLITLAFPRIEQKAHYHIRDVNPAAALSQVQIPIFFLAAQNDQRMPVPLVRSLYEKAAEPKKWYVIPGVGHEFRRFEPEFQQQIVTFLDTLNQPALSSHAP is encoded by the coding sequence ATGCGCCTTTTATCCCGCTATTTCAAATGCCTCCTCGCCCTCGGGCTGTTTTTCCTGCTGGTGGCCGGCGGCGTCCTCTATTTCCTGTCCGACCTGCTCTCGGACATGGGTACCCAAATCCCCCCTGCGGCGCGCCCGGCAATCACCCCTTCGCGCATCGGCCTGGCCTTTGAAACAGTCAACCTGCATACCCGCGACGGCGTGAATTTGGACGGCTGGTGGTTTCCAAAAGGATCGGATTCCGGAAAACCGGTGGTCCTGGTATTGCACGGTTTCGGCGCGGCCAAGGAACACATGATTAATTACATGTTACTGGCGCAGCAATACGGCTATCCGGCCATGGCTATTGACTTTCGCGGCCATGGCGACAGCGACCCAAGCCTTTGCAGCTTCGGCTTCCATGAGCAGGATGATGTCCAAAGCGCCCTCGATTTTCTGGCCGAGAAAGGACAAAAGCGGGTCTGCCTCTGGGGCACTTCCATGGGCGCCGTTACCGCCATCCTGACGGCAGCCAAGCATCCGCCCCAGGTTTGCGGGGTCATCGCCGATGCCCCGTTTGACACGCTGCACAACAGCATTGTGCATCACGCCCGGCTCTTTTACGGCCTGCCTGAATTTCCCCTCATCACCCTGGCTTTCCCGCGCATAGAGCAGAAAGCTCATTACCACATCCGCGATGTAAATCCCGCCGCCGCGCTTTCCCAGGTACAGATTCCCATTTTCTTTCTGGCCGCTCAAAACGACCAACGCATGCCCGTACCGCTGGTGCGCTCCCTCTATGAAAAGGCCGCCGAGCCCAAAAAATGGTATGTCATCCCCGGTGTGGGCCATGAATTCCGCCGCTTTGAACCCGAATTCCAACAGCAGATTGTCACCTTCCTGGATACACTGAACCAGCCGGCCCTCAGTTCTCATGCCCCCTAA
- a CDS encoding serine/threonine protein kinase — protein MPPKKSSGSAWGDKETRFFYGLTPDQILDAVETFGFRCTGRCLPLNSMENRVYDVGIEIAQNSGPEDAALSAKVAKFYRPGRWTQEQILDEHRFLFDLEADELSVVPPHRDGKGESLHRMEEAGIWYAVFPRIGGRNPDELSDVQLERIGRLLARLHNTGEKSTKNSRLALDIETYGWKNLDYLESSGALPEDISPDYHEAVEQICEEAEPLFQEVRIQRIHGDCHLGNLLWRIDTPYLVDFDDMVTGPCVQDIWLLTPGRDAESLRQREILLGGYEAMRSFDPYELALVEPLRALRYVHFSAWVAKRWKDPAFPKAFPHFTDRNYWRDQLLDLRECLEWMER, from the coding sequence ATGCCCCCTAAAAAATCATCCGGCTCCGCGTGGGGCGACAAAGAAACCCGCTTCTTCTACGGCCTCACTCCCGATCAAATCCTGGATGCCGTGGAAACCTTCGGGTTCCGCTGCACGGGCCGCTGCCTGCCCCTCAACAGCATGGAAAACCGCGTGTACGACGTGGGGATCGAGATCGCGCAAAATTCCGGTCCGGAGGATGCGGCGCTTTCCGCCAAGGTTGCAAAGTTTTACAGACCGGGCCGCTGGACACAGGAACAAATCCTCGACGAGCATCGCTTTCTGTTCGACCTGGAAGCGGACGAACTTTCCGTCGTACCGCCGCATCGCGACGGCAAGGGCGAATCCCTGCACCGAATGGAGGAAGCCGGAATCTGGTATGCGGTTTTTCCCCGCATCGGAGGCCGCAATCCGGACGAACTTTCTGACGTTCAACTGGAGCGCATTGGCCGACTCCTCGCGCGCCTGCACAACACCGGCGAAAAAAGCACAAAAAATTCACGCCTCGCTCTGGATATCGAAACCTATGGGTGGAAAAATCTGGACTATCTGGAGAGCAGCGGCGCACTGCCCGAAGACATTTCCCCCGATTATCACGAGGCGGTGGAACAGATTTGCGAGGAAGCGGAACCGCTTTTTCAGGAAGTGCGCATACAACGGATCCACGGCGACTGCCATCTCGGCAACCTGCTTTGGCGTATCGATACGCCCTACCTTGTTGATTTCGACGACATGGTCACAGGGCCCTGCGTGCAGGACATCTGGCTGCTGACACCGGGGCGCGATGCGGAATCGCTCCGGCAACGGGAGATCCTGCTAGGCGGGTACGAAGCCATGCGCAGCTTCGATCCTTATGAGCTGGCTTTGGTGGAACCGTTACGCGCGCTGCGCTACGTGCATTTCAGCGCCTGGGTCGCCAAACGCTGGAAAGATCCCGCCTTCCCGAAGGCATTCCCCCACTTCACAGATCGCAACTACTGGCGGGATCAATTGCTCGACCTGCGCGAATGTTTGGAATGGATGGAACGGTGA
- a CDS encoding glutaredoxin — MSKPKVVAYLKQRCGWSNGVRAVFEKYNLEYEDRDIIGDPAQRMEMIQKSRQELSPCVEINGQMLADVSGEEVEAWLLKNGVVSPTDKDVAPAPGCGCSGH, encoded by the coding sequence ATGAGCAAACCCAAGGTAGTCGCCTATTTAAAGCAACGCTGCGGCTGGAGCAACGGCGTACGCGCCGTTTTTGAAAAGTACAATTTGGAATATGAGGATCGCGACATCATCGGCGACCCCGCCCAGCGCATGGAAATGATCCAGAAAAGCCGCCAGGAACTTTCGCCCTGTGTTGAAATCAACGGCCAGATGCTGGCTGACGTCAGCGGTGAAGAAGTGGAAGCGTGGCTGTTGAAGAACGGCGTTGTCTCCCCGACCGACAAGGATGTCGCTCCCGCCCCCGGCTGCGGCTGTTCCGGGCATTAA